The proteins below are encoded in one region of Puntigrus tetrazona isolate hp1 chromosome 5, ASM1883169v1, whole genome shotgun sequence:
- the isl1a gene encoding insulin gene enhancer protein isl-1 isoform X2 — MGDMGDPPKKKRLISLCVGCGNQIHDQYILRVSPDLEWHAACLKCAECNQYLDESCTCFVRDGKTYCKRDYIRLYGIKCAKCNIGFSKNDFVMRARSKVYHIECFRCVACSRQLIPGDEFALREDGLFCRADHDVVERATMGAGDPLSPLHPARPLQMAEPISARQPALRPHVHKQPEKTTRVRTVLNEKQLHTLRTCYNANPRPDALMKEQLVEMTGLSPRVIRVWFQNKRCKDKKRSILMKQLQQQQPNDKTNIQGMTGTPMVATSPERHDGGLQANQVEVQSYQPPWKVLSDFALQSDIDQPAFQQLVNFSEGGPGSNSTGSEVASMSSQLPDTPNSMVASPIEA; from the exons ATGGGAGACATGGGGGATCCGCCAAAAA AAAAGCGTCTAATCTCGTTGTGTGTCGGCTGTGGGAATCAAATCCACGACCAGTATATTCTGCGCGTGTCCCCGGACCTGGAGTGGCACGCGGCGTGTTTGAAATGTGCAGAATGTAACCAGTATCTGGACGAGTCCTGTACGTGTTTTGTGCGAGACGGAAAAACTTACTGTAAGCGGGACTACATCAG GTTATACGGGATCAAATGCGCTAAATGCAACATCGGTTTCAGCAAGAATGACTTCGTGATGAGAGCACGCTCGAAGGTTTATCACATCGAGTGCTTCAGATGCGTGGCGTGTAGCCGGCAGCTCATCCCAGGAGATGAGTTCGCTCTGCGGGAAGACGGGCTCTTCTGCAGGGCCGACCACGACGTGGTGGAGCGGGCAACAATGGGTGCTGGTGACCCATTAAGCCCATTACATCCGGCGAGACCTTTACAAATGGCAG AGCCCATTTCGGCACGTCAGCCTGCGCTTCGACCCCATGTGCACAAGCAACCTGAGAAAACAACCCGCGTCCGGACAGTCCTCAACGAAAAACAGCTCCATACCTTGAGGACTTGTTACAATGCCAACCCTCGACCCGACGCCCTCATGAAAGAGCAGCTCGTTGAGATGACGGGTCTCAGCCCGAGAGTCATCAGGGTTTGGTTTCAAAACAAGCGCTGCAAGGACAAAAAGAGGAGCATACTGATGAAGCAACTCCAGCAGCAGCAACCCAACGACAAAACG AACATCCAGGGGATGACAGGGACTCCAATGGTGGCGACCAGTCCAGAGAGACACGACGGTGGTTTGCAGGCAAACCAAGTGGAGGTGCAGAGTTACCAACCGCCTTGGAAAGTCCTGAGTGACTTCGCACTGCAGAGTGACATCGACCAGCCTGCCTTCCAGCAACTG gTGAATTTTTCCGAAGGAGGTCCAGGCTCGAACTCCACGGGGAGCGAGGTCGCCTCGATGTCCTCGCAGCTGCCAGATACACCGAACAGCATGGTAGCGAGTCCTATAGAGGCCTAG
- the isl1a gene encoding insulin gene enhancer protein isl-1 isoform X1, with protein MGDMGDPPKKKRLISLCVGCGNQIHDQYILRVSPDLEWHAACLKCAECNQYLDESCTCFVRDGKTYCKRDYIRLYGIKCAKCNIGFSKNDFVMRARSKVYHIECFRCVACSRQLIPGDEFALREDGLFCRADHDVVERATMGAGDPLSPLHPARPLQMAAEPISARQPALRPHVHKQPEKTTRVRTVLNEKQLHTLRTCYNANPRPDALMKEQLVEMTGLSPRVIRVWFQNKRCKDKKRSILMKQLQQQQPNDKTNIQGMTGTPMVATSPERHDGGLQANQVEVQSYQPPWKVLSDFALQSDIDQPAFQQLVNFSEGGPGSNSTGSEVASMSSQLPDTPNSMVASPIEA; from the exons ATGGGAGACATGGGGGATCCGCCAAAAA AAAAGCGTCTAATCTCGTTGTGTGTCGGCTGTGGGAATCAAATCCACGACCAGTATATTCTGCGCGTGTCCCCGGACCTGGAGTGGCACGCGGCGTGTTTGAAATGTGCAGAATGTAACCAGTATCTGGACGAGTCCTGTACGTGTTTTGTGCGAGACGGAAAAACTTACTGTAAGCGGGACTACATCAG GTTATACGGGATCAAATGCGCTAAATGCAACATCGGTTTCAGCAAGAATGACTTCGTGATGAGAGCACGCTCGAAGGTTTATCACATCGAGTGCTTCAGATGCGTGGCGTGTAGCCGGCAGCTCATCCCAGGAGATGAGTTCGCTCTGCGGGAAGACGGGCTCTTCTGCAGGGCCGACCACGACGTGGTGGAGCGGGCAACAATGGGTGCTGGTGACCCATTAAGCCCATTACATCCGGCGAGACCTTTACAAATGGCAG CAGAGCCCATTTCGGCACGTCAGCCTGCGCTTCGACCCCATGTGCACAAGCAACCTGAGAAAACAACCCGCGTCCGGACAGTCCTCAACGAAAAACAGCTCCATACCTTGAGGACTTGTTACAATGCCAACCCTCGACCCGACGCCCTCATGAAAGAGCAGCTCGTTGAGATGACGGGTCTCAGCCCGAGAGTCATCAGGGTTTGGTTTCAAAACAAGCGCTGCAAGGACAAAAAGAGGAGCATACTGATGAAGCAACTCCAGCAGCAGCAACCCAACGACAAAACG AACATCCAGGGGATGACAGGGACTCCAATGGTGGCGACCAGTCCAGAGAGACACGACGGTGGTTTGCAGGCAAACCAAGTGGAGGTGCAGAGTTACCAACCGCCTTGGAAAGTCCTGAGTGACTTCGCACTGCAGAGTGACATCGACCAGCCTGCCTTCCAGCAACTG gTGAATTTTTCCGAAGGAGGTCCAGGCTCGAACTCCACGGGGAGCGAGGTCGCCTCGATGTCCTCGCAGCTGCCAGATACACCGAACAGCATGGTAGCGAGTCCTATAGAGGCCTAG